A genomic stretch from Arachis stenosperma cultivar V10309 chromosome 3, arast.V10309.gnm1.PFL2, whole genome shotgun sequence includes:
- the LOC130967054 gene encoding uncharacterized protein LOC130967054, with product MVKKEWRGLGEVRFTDKLKALTGPLERWHRANIGDMDKKIMKFEEEIKKLDDMVSNRIYDGTVETRRRALVVCCEKWYVRKELHWKQMSRSRNARDMDKNTRYFHNLASTRRRNNGIDALVINGRFIRNQARIKIAINEFYRNLYHQEKSPLVAFRDGLVEVISERDAMALEVEPTSQEVREPMWDCESTKAPGCDVYNMNFIKKCWGEISYEFTAAVLNFFQTSKLLADANVTWVALAPKFIGAKKIKDLQPISMVGYVYKVISKLLVRKMLVVMPGRVGESR from the coding sequence ATGGTTAAAAAGGAATGGAGAGGGTTAGGAGAGGTACGATTCACTGATAAATTGAAGGCATTGACGGGTCCTCTGGAAAGATGGCATAGAGCTAATATTGGAGATATGGACAAGAAAATTATGAAGTTTGAGGAAGAGATTAAGAAGTTAGATGACATGGTGAGTAACAGGATTTATGATGGAACGGTGGAGACAAGAAGGAGGGCGTTAGTTGTGTGCTGTGAGAAATGGTATGTGAGGAAAGAACTACATTGGAAGCAGATGTCGAGATCTAGGAATGCGAGGGATATGGATAAAAACACCAGATACTTCCACAATTTAGCTTCTACAAGAAGGAGGAATAATGGGATTGATGCACTGGTTATCAATGGACGTTTTATAAGAAATCAAGCTAGGATCAAGATTGCCATCAACGAGTTTTATAGAAATTTGTACCATCAAGAGAAGTCACCATTGGTGGCGTTTAGAGATGGTCTAGTGGAGGTGATCAGTGAGAGGGATGCTATGGCTTTAGAGGTGGAACCGACATCACAAGAGGTTAGAGAGCCAATGTGGGATTGTGAATCAACCAAGGCTCCAGGATGTGATGTTTACAACATGAACTTCATAAAGAAGTGCTGGGGTGAAATTAGCTATGAATTTACAGCAGCAGTTCTGAATTTCTTCCAAACTTCAAAGTTATTGGCAGATGCTAATGTTACGTGGGTGGCGCTGGCCCCTAAGTTTATTGGTGCTAAGAAAATCAAAGATCTGCAACCGATTAGCATGGTGGGGTATGTGTATAAGGTGATTTCGAAGCTGCTGGTTAGGAAAATGCTAGTAGTTATGCCAGGACGAGTGGGTGAGAGTAGGTGA
- the LOC130968617 gene encoding telomere repeat-binding protein 3-like isoform X1, giving the protein MVSKKRIDYGFNGFRVPVIPKGPRSARRRGVFKKANQDDEACAFELLALAGMLLQESESSASSNASEGNHQPAFGQGVIEQEKHDEVKPIITDNILRGSCGESQFRTEVAMQNCTQKSVPDANADCLQGCISANNNFDCRRKAGADVKSEICEWDNKFQHYSNRLVEAPENFRESCDVNVNNGFRQEKEANSSGFQGSNSADKSSTKNQLELNMSRTLIDSNSNAKSPLYRKSFSIASYSKHGNGNKLGVRDDDEKFLRCSKVCTKSKTFRSPQRIAHRRIRKHLFSKHWKVAPNLKDCEFSRSEFADMGAQLLYRKRKICQSFERSEHKTRVKRRKFFDRVSGVTSDGGFSSESVSNSPEKGMDNPKDPHVKFSIKTIRIPELYFEVPETATIGSLKSTIMETVMTILGGGAHVGVLLQGKKVRDDNRTLVQTGISCKESLDNLSFELEPSSLLDSAAACVGDPPSQCETSQPAGSPETPVIDSEITDTLHEPSLLTNPGNLVESNHDSMTSPTDPTVDKESLDCRALVVVPASTDALAVVPFSQKSKRSECAQRRTRRPFSVTEVEALVRAVEELGTGRWRDVKFRAFENAEHRTYVDLKDKWKTLVHTAKISPQQRRGEPVPQELLDRVLAAHAYWSQHQAKQHGGKTLKITETSSAETEKPSIEAVVQSQPVNHL; this is encoded by the exons ATGGTGTCAAAGAAGAGGATTGATTATGGATTTAATGGCTTTCGTGTCCCCGTTATACCGAAAGGCCCTAGATCTGCAAGA AGGAGGGGTGTTTTCAAGAAAGCAAATCAGGATGATGAAGCTTGTGCTTTTGAGCTACTTGCATTAGCTGGCATGTTGTTGCAGGAGAGTGAAAGCTCTGCTTCTAGCAATGCATCCGAAGGAAATCATCAACCTGCCTTTGGCCAAGGTGTCATTGAACAAGAGAAACACGACGAAGTTAAACCTATAATAACAGACAACATTCTTCGGGGAAGTTGTGGAGAAAGTCAGTTCAGGACTGAGGTGGCCATGCAAAACTGTACTCAGAAATCTGTTCCAGATGCCAATGCAGATTGTTTACAAGGATGCATTTCAGCTAATAATAATTTTGACTGTAGGAGAAAAGCTGGAGCTGATGTGAAGTCCGAAATTTGTGAATGGGATAATAAATTCCAACACTATTCTAATAGATTAGTAGAAGCACCTGAAAATTTTAGGGAGTCTTGTGATGTTAATGTAAATAATGGATTCAGACAGGAGAAGGAGGCTAACAGTTCAGGCTTTCAGGGATCAAATTCGGCTGATAAAAGTAGTACGAAGAATCAATTGGAGTTGAATATGTCTCGGACACTAATTGACTCAAATAGTAATGCTAAGTCTCCATTGTATAGGAAATCTTTTTCCATTGCTTCCTATTCGAAGCATGGGAATGGTAATAAGTTAGGTGTTAGAGATGATGACGAAAAATTTTTAAGGTGCAGCAAGGTTTGCACCAAGTCAAAAACTTTTAGGTCTCCGCAACGCATTGCGCACCGGAGAATCAGGAAGCATCTGTTTTCCAAACACTGGAAAGTTGCTCCAAACTTGAAGGACTGTGAATTTTCAAGATCAG AATTTGCAGATATGGGAGCACAACTGCTTTATCGCAAGAGGAAGATTTGTCAGAGTTTCGAAAGATCTGAGCACAAGACCCGTGTTAAGAGGAGGAAATTCTTTGACCGGGTTTCAGGGGTAACTTCGGATGGAGGATTCAGCAGTGAGAGTGTGTCTAATTCCCCTGAGAAGGGAATGGATAATCCTAAGGATCCTCATG TGAAATTTAGCATTAAGACAATAAGGATACCAGAGCTTTATTTTGAGGTCCCTGAAACTGCGACTATTGGATCGCTGAAG AGCACAATCATGGAAACAGTGATGACTATACTTGGAGGTGGTGCGCATGTTGGTGTTCTTCTTCAGGGAAAGAAGGTTAGAGATGACAATAGGACACTTGTACAGACTGGTATATCTTGCAAAGAAAGTCTGGATAACCTCAGTTTCGAGTTGGAGCCGAGTTCTCTACTAGATTCTGCAGCAGCTTGTGTTGGTGATCCTCCTTCTCAATGTGAAACTTCACAGCCTGCCGG GTCCCCAGAAACTCCAGTGATAGATTCAGAGATTACTGATACTTTGCATGAACCCTCCTTGCTGACAAATCCAGGCAACCTAGTTGAAAGTAACCATGACTCTATGACTTCCCCCACTGACCCTACTGTTGACAAAGAAAGTCTAGATTGCCGAGCACTGGTTGTTGTTCCAGCTAGCACAGATGCATTAGCTGTGGTCCCTTTTAGTCAGAAAAGCAAGCGCTCCGAGTGTGCACAGCGGCGAACCAGGCGACCGTTCTCTGTGACAGAGGTAGAAGCACTCGTCCGAGCTGTCGAGGAACTCGGAACTGGAAG GTGGCGTGATGTTAAGTTTCGAGCTTTCGAGAATGCTGAGCACAGGACTTATGTAGACTTAAAG GATAAATGGAAAACATTAGTGCACACAGCGAAAATCTCGCCACAACAGAGGAGAGGGGAGCCAGTACCACAGGAACTGTTGGATAGGGTTTTGGCTGCACATGCTTACTGGTCTCAGCACCAAGCAAAGCAGCATGGTGGCAAGACCTTGAAGATCACAGAAACCTCCTCAGCTGAAACTGAAAAACCAAGCATTGAAGCTGTTGTCCAATCACAACCAGTCAACCACTTGTGA
- the LOC130968617 gene encoding telomere repeat-binding protein 3-like isoform X2, whose translation MVSKKRIDYGFNGFRVPVIPKGPRSARRRGVFKKANQDDEACAFELLALAGMLLQESESSASSNASEGNHQPAFGQGVIEQEKHDEVKPIITDNILRGSCGESQFRTEVAMQNCTQKSVPDANADCLQGCISANNNFDCRRKAGADVKSEICEWDNKFQHYSNRLVEAPENFRESCDVNVNNGFRQEKEANSSGFQGSNSADKSSTKNQLELNMSRTLIDSNSNAKSPLYRKSFSIASYSKHGNGNKLGVRDDDEKFLRCSKVCTKSKTFRSPQRIAHRRIRKHLFSKHWKVAPNLKDCEFSRSDMGAQLLYRKRKICQSFERSEHKTRVKRRKFFDRVSGVTSDGGFSSESVSNSPEKGMDNPKDPHVKFSIKTIRIPELYFEVPETATIGSLKSTIMETVMTILGGGAHVGVLLQGKKVRDDNRTLVQTGISCKESLDNLSFELEPSSLLDSAAACVGDPPSQCETSQPAGSPETPVIDSEITDTLHEPSLLTNPGNLVESNHDSMTSPTDPTVDKESLDCRALVVVPASTDALAVVPFSQKSKRSECAQRRTRRPFSVTEVEALVRAVEELGTGRWRDVKFRAFENAEHRTYVDLKDKWKTLVHTAKISPQQRRGEPVPQELLDRVLAAHAYWSQHQAKQHGGKTLKITETSSAETEKPSIEAVVQSQPVNHL comes from the exons ATGGTGTCAAAGAAGAGGATTGATTATGGATTTAATGGCTTTCGTGTCCCCGTTATACCGAAAGGCCCTAGATCTGCAAGA AGGAGGGGTGTTTTCAAGAAAGCAAATCAGGATGATGAAGCTTGTGCTTTTGAGCTACTTGCATTAGCTGGCATGTTGTTGCAGGAGAGTGAAAGCTCTGCTTCTAGCAATGCATCCGAAGGAAATCATCAACCTGCCTTTGGCCAAGGTGTCATTGAACAAGAGAAACACGACGAAGTTAAACCTATAATAACAGACAACATTCTTCGGGGAAGTTGTGGAGAAAGTCAGTTCAGGACTGAGGTGGCCATGCAAAACTGTACTCAGAAATCTGTTCCAGATGCCAATGCAGATTGTTTACAAGGATGCATTTCAGCTAATAATAATTTTGACTGTAGGAGAAAAGCTGGAGCTGATGTGAAGTCCGAAATTTGTGAATGGGATAATAAATTCCAACACTATTCTAATAGATTAGTAGAAGCACCTGAAAATTTTAGGGAGTCTTGTGATGTTAATGTAAATAATGGATTCAGACAGGAGAAGGAGGCTAACAGTTCAGGCTTTCAGGGATCAAATTCGGCTGATAAAAGTAGTACGAAGAATCAATTGGAGTTGAATATGTCTCGGACACTAATTGACTCAAATAGTAATGCTAAGTCTCCATTGTATAGGAAATCTTTTTCCATTGCTTCCTATTCGAAGCATGGGAATGGTAATAAGTTAGGTGTTAGAGATGATGACGAAAAATTTTTAAGGTGCAGCAAGGTTTGCACCAAGTCAAAAACTTTTAGGTCTCCGCAACGCATTGCGCACCGGAGAATCAGGAAGCATCTGTTTTCCAAACACTGGAAAGTTGCTCCAAACTTGAAGGACTGTGAATTTTCAAGATCAG ATATGGGAGCACAACTGCTTTATCGCAAGAGGAAGATTTGTCAGAGTTTCGAAAGATCTGAGCACAAGACCCGTGTTAAGAGGAGGAAATTCTTTGACCGGGTTTCAGGGGTAACTTCGGATGGAGGATTCAGCAGTGAGAGTGTGTCTAATTCCCCTGAGAAGGGAATGGATAATCCTAAGGATCCTCATG TGAAATTTAGCATTAAGACAATAAGGATACCAGAGCTTTATTTTGAGGTCCCTGAAACTGCGACTATTGGATCGCTGAAG AGCACAATCATGGAAACAGTGATGACTATACTTGGAGGTGGTGCGCATGTTGGTGTTCTTCTTCAGGGAAAGAAGGTTAGAGATGACAATAGGACACTTGTACAGACTGGTATATCTTGCAAAGAAAGTCTGGATAACCTCAGTTTCGAGTTGGAGCCGAGTTCTCTACTAGATTCTGCAGCAGCTTGTGTTGGTGATCCTCCTTCTCAATGTGAAACTTCACAGCCTGCCGG GTCCCCAGAAACTCCAGTGATAGATTCAGAGATTACTGATACTTTGCATGAACCCTCCTTGCTGACAAATCCAGGCAACCTAGTTGAAAGTAACCATGACTCTATGACTTCCCCCACTGACCCTACTGTTGACAAAGAAAGTCTAGATTGCCGAGCACTGGTTGTTGTTCCAGCTAGCACAGATGCATTAGCTGTGGTCCCTTTTAGTCAGAAAAGCAAGCGCTCCGAGTGTGCACAGCGGCGAACCAGGCGACCGTTCTCTGTGACAGAGGTAGAAGCACTCGTCCGAGCTGTCGAGGAACTCGGAACTGGAAG GTGGCGTGATGTTAAGTTTCGAGCTTTCGAGAATGCTGAGCACAGGACTTATGTAGACTTAAAG GATAAATGGAAAACATTAGTGCACACAGCGAAAATCTCGCCACAACAGAGGAGAGGGGAGCCAGTACCACAGGAACTGTTGGATAGGGTTTTGGCTGCACATGCTTACTGGTCTCAGCACCAAGCAAAGCAGCATGGTGGCAAGACCTTGAAGATCACAGAAACCTCCTCAGCTGAAACTGAAAAACCAAGCATTGAAGCTGTTGTCCAATCACAACCAGTCAACCACTTGTGA